The genomic stretch AGAGACATTCACGCCGGGTATGAGCAAGGCGCAGGCGGACTCCTTGTTAAGGGCTGATTTGAGGAAACTGTGTAGGATGTGCAGCCGTTTTGGAAAGGATGCCCTGTTGGTCGCCACATTAAGTTACAATGTCGGTTATTACCGTCTGGTCGGCTATGGAAAAATACCCAAAAGCAGGCTGATTCAAAAGTTGGAAGCCGGTGACAGGGACATTTATGACGAGTATGTCTCTTTCAGGTGCTACAAGGGGAAAGTGATACCGAGTATCGAGCGAAAAAGAAAAGCGGAATACATGCTGCTTTTTGAAAAGTGAAGGAAGAGGCTGTCTCAAAATAAAAAACAGAGATAGACTTACTTATAATTTATAAGTTACAATATGAAAATCTCCTGCTTTTAGTCCTATAATTGAAGTAAACAAGGGCTAAAGCAGGAGATTTTTTATTTCTAAGTTTTAATCTGTAAGATTTTTACTTTTGCAATTCTATTTTGAGACAGCCTCGTTTGTGTCCTTATCTTCCGGTTATCGTTTCTGCCGTCGGATTCTGCCGGTGCATCCTCCAGTTGGCTGTTGCCGCCTCCTTGCTCGTGTTGGCATAGCAGTATTCACAAAGATGGGGGCAAGTGTTGTACTCCCCGATATCCTTGGCGGTCATACAGCCGCAGGCGGCACGCTGGCCCGGGTCTTTCCTGTGGCTGCTGATGAAATACCTGTTGCCGGGTAGCAGAACCGCACCGTAAGGCAGGTCATCCATGTCAGCAAATCCCGAAGACGGCATTTCTTGGATACTTGTTCCCAACGCCGCCATCAGGTTCTTGTCCCTCC from Phocaeicola dorei encodes the following:
- a CDS encoding glycoside hydrolase family protein, whose product is MRIEAKLFVILAVVFFPGMALQAENPVKEKNDKFNLAVECIKRHEGWHGNHLPYVGYGHKLLQGETFTPGMSKAQADSLLRADLRKLCRMCSRFGKDALLVATLSYNVGYYRLVGYGKIPKSRLIQKLEAGDRDIYDEYVSFRCYKGKVIPSIERKRKAEYMLLFEK